In Coffea arabica cultivar ET-39 chromosome 9e, Coffea Arabica ET-39 HiFi, whole genome shotgun sequence, the genomic window TGAGTAACCAATATAAACATTACAGAACCTTTTCCAGGTTTCATGAACCAAATAATATGGACTCTGTGCTAAAACATAAGACCCCATTTATGCTCTAATAGATTTCATAAAATTGGTCTGCATAAAAATTCATGGACCACAATCTTCAAATCAATCTAAGCATCCCTCAACCTAATAACTGGGAAGCTAATCATGCATCCAAATTTAAGCTGCCCTTGCAAGAACATGCATTCTTTCAGGCATATCAGATGGTTCAATAAAGAATCCCCTCCTCACAAAAGATTTTGGTACTTCAACTGTCAAGACTCCATTCTCATAGCCAGCTGATATTCCGCTGATGTCAACCCTTTCTGGCAGCCGGAATTTCCTTATGAAATTCTTGGCTGGCTCAGTTGATTCACCGGTAGCAGCCTCAGTTCTTATAATCAGGTATCTGGAGTCTTCAACTTCCACTCTTATCTGCTCTTTCTTAACCCCTGTATCTCATATATCATCATCcattcaagaaaatgaaaatcagtttcgaccaaacaaaaaaaaaagaaaaactttttaTGCAATAACTAAAGAAAACTAGAACAAAGGTTCTAGGCCAAAGAGTCTGAGATATTTTAGTAGTAGTAAAGTATCTCTAGATCGTTACCTGGAAGATCAGCTGAGTAAATGTGAGACTCTGGAGTTTCAGTCCAGTGGACATAATTTTCAGGGATAAAGTGATAGGGATAGAGAAGAGACTCTGTTAAGTTAGAATTCCAGGTTGAAGGATCAAATGTTGAGTACTCCATAATCGTTTTCTTTGAAAAGGGATGAGAGAAAATTAGAAAAGTTGGTATCTCTGATGACTTCGGATGCTGTTGGTTGATTCAGGGGTTGGAAATGAGGTTTGCCTTAGCCATTTATAGGCAAAAGGGGTGGCGAGCTTCAAACTTTAAAGGTGGAAGTAGAAAATGATTGGCTCCTGAAAAACATGTATCTTGGGAAATTGGAAAGCCCATGTGAGGTGTACTAACCGATTGCGGGATTCTGCACTAGCTATGACTAGACAACTGATAAAGGTTTCTAAGGGGCGTCTCCATCCCCCTCTATAAGATCCATTGAAAAAGATAGGCAAGTGGTTTACGTTCGTGGGACCAAAAAATCTTTAGCCAAGAAATATCAGATGATGCTCCGATACAGTTTATGGTGCTCTGCTGCATTGGTGCTTGCATTCTGTAATGGCTACTTGAGCAAGTGGTTGCGGTGCCGAAAAGGAGTTCTCAGATGTGCAAGACTGGATTGGTCAA contains:
- the LOC113710545 gene encoding 15.4 kDa class V heat shock protein — its product is MEYSTFDPSTWNSNLTESLLYPYHFIPENYVHWTETPESHIYSADLPGVKKEQIRVEVEDSRYLIIRTEAATGESTEPAKNFIRKFRLPERVDISGISAGYENGVLTVEVPKSFVRRGFFIEPSDMPERMHVLARAA